Sequence from the Sciurus carolinensis chromosome 1, mSciCar1.2, whole genome shotgun sequence genome:
GCCAGCCGACCCTCGGGACTCTTCCCAGGAGAGGCACCGAGCTCTGACTTCCGGCCCTGGGCCTGGcttttcctcttcctgcctcctggcAGAGGGAGCAGACTCACCTGtgtcccctcctgtccccactGCTCCTGGGGACTGGGGACAGCATGACGTGCTGAACAGCACTTCTGCCTCAAGAACCTGCAGAAGAGGCTGCAGCCTTCATGGCCCTTCAGGGCCTCCAGCAGGAGccagggcagagctgagcagccTCTGTGGTTTTGTGGCCTtgagcccagggccctgggagTGCTGAGCCTCCTGGGGCTCCTCCCTCAGCAGGGCACGCTCCAGGCCTGGCCAGGAGACCCACTGAGCCACGCTGCACTGTGTGCACAGGATGGCAAGGAAGTCGTGTGGGCCCCTGCTCAGGCCGCCCGGAGGCCTCCTGGGCTCCAACTTCCCATACTGGGCACTGCCCCTGCACCTGAGCTGCTGTCAGCTCTGCTGGACCCCTGGCCACGACCACTGCTCTGCCTCCCCTCACGTTCCACTGAGACCCCCAGCACTTGCACCCTGAGACCAGGAAGGGCTCAAAGATGTGTGGGGGACACCCCAAGCCGAGGCCAGGCCAGGGTTCTCTGGCCTTATCCCACCTCCTTTACCCTGCCTGGGAGTCAGTGTGACAGACCGCTGTGTGGCTCTTGACCTAATGATGCCACCCTGGACCCCAGTCCAGTGTTCAGGCCATTGTGGACCAGCTCCTGGCCTGGCTGTCCATGGgtggccaccagggggcagcagGTGTCACTGGACAGCTGAGTGAGCCAGGCCCCTCCTGCAGTTGGTGCTGCAGGGCAGAGGCCCTGTCTGCGTCCAGCTCTTCCCAGAGGTCCTAGGCCACCAGTCCAGGCTGCCTGGGGCGTTTCACTGGCCCTGTCAGTCGAGTGCTCCTCCAGCCTCGGCTCCGACGGGGAGGCTGACTCCACGTTCGCCAGGCAGTCTGCCTTCAGCACGCATTCTgccctgctgggccctggagcATGTCCACATGGGAGATGGCCCTGCACAGAGGCTCCACTGCCTGGCTTAAGCTGACTGCAAGTCCATCTAGGGTCATGATGGCACTCAGGCCTCCTACCTGCCCAGGCTAGGCCCTcaggaggaggtgggaaatgGACAGCAGCTAGAAGGCAGGAGCCAGGATGAGGGCCTCAGGCTGTGGAGCTGTGGACACTCCGGCACAGCCTCTGCCCTGACCTGCCTGTGCCTCTGCAGGGTGGGACTGGCCTGAGCCAGTGCCTTGCACGCAACCAGCAGCCCCCAGCCAGTGACCTCCCGTCTTTTTCCAGCTGGAGCAGAAAGTCTTTGACCTCTGCCCTCTTCCCTACAGGTGGCCCTGTCTTGCACGAGGCAGCACCCCTCGCTCTAAGACTGTGGTCACAAATGGGCACAGCAGTGCCCACACCCACCCTGAGCCCGCAGAGCTCATGTTCCTTGGGTGGAGGCTCCTCCCTGGCCCAGGGCAGCTGGACTACCCTCCAGGTACCTCTGCTCCCACATGCAAATGTCCCCAGGCCTGAGGGGTAGGAGGTCTTGCCAGTTTTGGGGGATCTGGAGGGAGCGGGACACAGGAGGCCTTGCTGAGCTGGGGGGCAGTGGTATGAGCCTCTGTGACTGCCCACAACTCCTGCCCAAGGGAGCACAGTGAGGGCAGAGCTGCCCCCCAAGAGGTCTGCAATGGACACTGCAGCCACTATGCCCAGTGGCCACTTTCCCAAGGGTCCCAGCCAGACACTGCTTTTCCTGGTGGGGGCCAGGTGGTCTTCCTCGGTCAACAGCAATCTGTCAAGTCCCTGTGAATAGTAGAGGCTGAAGCCCGGCTTCCCTGAGCCCCGGGGTGTTCCACATCCATCTCCACTGGGGGATGGGCACAGGACAGACCCCAGCACGCTCCCATGTCCTGGTCAGTACCCCAGCTTGCCAGGGGAGGGGCACAGCAGCCTCCTCAGCTGGGTTTTGTTCCCTCGAGAACTGGGCCCCCCGTCCTGCCCTGGGAGCTGTGCACAGCCTCCCGGGAGTGGGTCATGGCGGTCCTGGGAGCAGCCAGAAGGACCAGGAGGCAGGCAGGCCCCGGGCTGGCAGGGACACGTTTATTGGAGTTGTGTTGGGAGCGTAGTCAATCTCCGGGGGGGGACAGTCTGCTCAGAGCAGAGTGCGTGGGGGTGGGGCAGACAGATGTCCCAGGCACTCAGGGCTGGGCACACCGCCTCTGGAGAGCCAGAGCAGACGCGCCACACACCGCGGGCGGAAGCGGGCTGGGACAGTGGGAAGAGGCTCGGTGTCACTTTCATGTGGTACGAGTTTACTTCTAAAAACGCAAATCTCTAGAGCTCAAACTGAAACTGCCGGCACGGCCAGCTCGAGGCTTCTGCTGGGGCCCTGGGCAGCTGCAGGCCCTTCTGCCCAGGAGCCAGGGGGACGCAGCAGCTGAGGACCTGGCTGCTCCATTTCCTGAGCAAATGCTGGGCACTCCGATCTGTCCCTCGGGTTCCCAGTGGACAGTGGGGAGGGCAGCTGGGCCCACACAGGGCCAGGTCAGAGCCGCAGCAGGAGCAGGCTGTCAGCAGCACTGGACGCCTGCTCCAGGGCCCCCTTGGAGGGGGCGGGCATGTCCACAAAGCCCTCGTGGCCCACGGAGCAGGCGCCCTCGGGAGTGCCCCGCTCTTCCTCCGGAGGTCCCCGTGGACCCAGGCCCCGCATCCGCTGCTGCCGCTCCTGGGCCTGGCGGGCCCGGCTGGCTATGGCCCGCACGCGGCTCTGGCTGCGGGAGGAGGACCGCCGCAGGAAGCCGGGGCACCCCACCGGCCCCTCCCCGGGTGGGCCCACACTGGCGGGCGATGCCGTGTCCCCGGCCTGCCCGCAGCCCACGAGCCAGCGCAGCTGCTGTGTCAGTGCGTCTGGACGCAGCACCTGCCCAGCCCGGCCTGGGGCGCCGAGGCTGTGGCTCAGGCTGCGGGCACTGCCCTCAGAGCCGGGGCCAAAGTCGTCGGCAGTCAGATCCCCCAGGCTCTTGGACTTCACAGCGGCGGAGCAGTCCTGCAAGCCCACCAGGGTGAGGCGGCCCCAGGGGGGCCGGGGCTGGACGCCAGGTGGGCGCGGGGCGAGGGGCCGGGGCCGCAGCCCGTCGGATATGGGAGCCAGCTGACTCAGGGCCCGCAGGTTGGGGTTTGATCTGCTTTTGGTCACAGGAGGCAGGTCAGCAGGGCCAGCAGCTGAGGCTGAGCAGGGCCGTGGGGGTAGCCGTCCAAGCGGGACCCCAGCGAGGCTCTCCCGGCTGCGGCCCAGGCCCAGGCTCTGCAGGGAGAGGTCGATGACGGTGTCGCTGGAAGACATGCTGGAGGACGAGGACACGCTGTCACGGTGGCTGCCTGGCTCCAGACGCTGCCACAGCCGGTCACTGCCTGTGGCGTCTGAGTGTacggctggggtgggggagggcccAGCCAGGGGCTGCCAGGGACCCAGGGGCTCCAGCAGCACCCGGCCCTCACTCTTAGCTCTTCTGACCATGGGCAGGGGACCCAGGGCCTGGGGGTGGCTCTTGCTGTGCGCCTGGCTGACAGGGGACCCCAGGCGTGCCCCACTGGTGCCCTCGTGTGACTTTCTGGGGGGCTCTTCACTGTTCCCGTCGTCCCTGGTTCTGAGCTGGAGGGGCTCAGAAGCTCCCAAAGCTGTTCTTGGTGCTCTGACCACTTTGGCTCCGGGTCCTGCAGGGCACTGGGGCCCTTCCCTGCGGGAGCTGGTGGAGTTGGCCACCTGTGGTGGGGGGCCAGGGCCCAGGGCTGGCTCCTCAGCAATGGTTTCCAGGCTGCACAGGGGGGAGATGGACCGCTGCAGGGAGAAGGGGCAGGCATCtggggggaaaggaagggagaagaacggcaggcagaagaaagagagggagacaggggaagagggagacaggaaaagggagagaggagagaggaaggaagggagagacaggaagagaggagagagggagacagaaaaagagagaggtagagagatgggaagagaggagagacaggaagagaggaagaaagggagagaggagagagggagacagaaaaaggagagagggaaacaggagagaaaaagaggagagagggagagaggagagaagaagaaagggagagacagggagagaggagagagggagacagaaaaaggagagggagagaggagagaagaagaaagggagagaggagagagggagacagaaaaagagacgggagagaggagagagggagagataggaagagaggagagggagacaaaaagagggagagagacaggaaagagggagacgggagagaagagagggagagacaggaagagaggagagagggagacagaaaaaggagagaggaagaaagggagagacagtagagaggaagaaagggagagacaggaagagaggagagagagaagagagggagaggaaggagggagatggGAGAGAGGTAGACAAGGAGAtacaggagagagggagagagagacagggagaaagtgaaagagagagggagggagggagacagagataGGGAGATGGGAAAGAGAGGGATAGAGacacagagggagaaagaaagggagacagagaaataGGCAAGGTCGGGGAGGAAAAATTGCATCAAGAAATGGTCTCCCGTGACCCTCTGTGCCAAGGGACATGGGGCAAGCTCCCACCCAGGGAATCCCCAGCAACCAGGCTGGTTCATTTGCACACAGCTCACTCAGAGTGCCATGCCCCCCACCCTGCTGCTGGGAATTGATGGGCGAGGTGCCCTGGCCCTGTGTCCACTCATGTGCAGGGTCCACAGAGGCCTGGCTGGCAGGCCAGGCAGGGGTCCTCCTGGGGCCAGGGCAGCAAGGGGCATGCGGGGGCCGAGCCTGTTACCTGGCGCTGTAGCTCTCAGTCCCTAACTACGGAGGCAGCCCGGGGTGCAGGGACAGAAAGGAGAAGGTGGTCAGCATGGGGCGGGGCTGATAGGTGGATGGACGGACAGCAAGGCCTGGCAGGCGAGGGAGGAGCGTGGTGGCAGGGGCAGGCTTGGTGCACATCCCTCCCACCGGGTTGGGGCTCCACAAACCAGCTCAGCTCAACACTCCTGCCAGCAAGGGGCAGGCCAGCGACGGTCCACCATGGTGGCGGCAGGCTCCCGGAGTTGCTCAGTGCCATCTGGGCAGAGCACGGGTCCCAGGGCCCCAGGGTCACATGGGACCTGCTCCTCTCTGCACTTCCAAACTCTGAGGTCCCACTTCCCAGCTCTGAGCACCCTTCAGGGTCTGTGGGGACAACCTAGGGACAAACTGGAGGCTGCTCTGTGGCTGCACCACTGACTGACGGTGTACCCAGGAGGGTCTATGGCAGGGGACTTCTGAACCTTGCCCTGGAGGACAGTCAGGGGACTGGAAGCTTCCTGGACCCAGGAAGAGCATCAGTAGCCCATGGACCTGTCAGCCCCGAGGTGGGTTTGGGCCCAGCCAGGGAgcccttgctgaggctgggcaggagggcagggccctCCACATGCATCTCCTGGTTCTCAATAAGGCCACCGGTGACTCCAGCTCCCCAGGTCTCCAACCCTCTGAAGTGCCAGGGCCTCTTGAGCAAGGGATGGGGCTGGGCACATGGGGCTGCAGGACAAGCCAGCGGAGATGCATGAGCACAGCAGGGGGTGGCAAGGCAGGGGACACTGGCCCAGGCATGCCGGGGTGCACACATAGGATGCAGGGAGCAGCAGGCCTTACCCGCGGAGAACATGGGGGAATTACTCCTGATCTCCTCCAGCTTTTGAACGAACAAGGCGTTCATCTCTCCCTGCAGGGCCCCCGGCTGCCTGTGAGCACCCTCAGGCTGGCAGGGGGCCACCTTGGGGCTGCCCGGGCTGTCCCGGCTGCTGGAGTCTGAAGACATGGAGCTGCTGCCACCTGGCCCCTGCCGCTGGGCCCCAGGGCCCTTGGAGGCCTCTTTGCTTCTCCCTGGGACGGCTGGAGGGCCCAGATTGCAACAGGGGCCCCCTAGCAAGTCTGCCCGGGCCTGAGGTTGCTGGCTGATGGCTGCATGCCCTCCAGCAGGCCCCAGGCTGGGCAGCTGCTCCCTCTGCAGGCCCTCAGCGTCCACACCGGAGCAGGAGCCCACCACACACTTCATGCATGTGGCGGCCATCCCGGCAGGCCCAGGGCCCTCGGGGGCACACGGCGGCCGCGCCTGCCCTGGGCTCCTCTCCACTGATGCCTTACCTCgcgggctgctgctgctgggcccCTCGCACACCAAGGCCTCAGGAGCAGGACCAGGGCTGAGGGGTACCACATCATCGGCTGCCCCCTCCGAGCCAGCGTCCTGCGTGCCCAGGGCCAGCTCTGGGAAGCCCTTGCGGCCCGGCTTCTGGCTCTTGGTTGGAGCACTGGCCGTGCGCCGCAGGAGCCGCTGGCTAACGGAGGGCCGGGGTGGGGGCTGCCCAGCAGCATGACTGTCCAGTGAGCCTGGCTTTGGGCCTCGGAGGAATAGGCCTTTTAGGCCCAGAGCCTGCTTGACCTGCAAGAGAAGGAGCCTGCATAGCTGGCGCTGGGGACGCCCAGTCCAGTTGTAGCTGCAGCTCACAGACCAGCTCTCCAGAGCACGTGGGCATGGTAGGCTGGGGCCAGCCTGGAGAGCTCGAGGGACATGTGCCATACGTAGGGAGTAGGCCCCATGGTCACTCCACCAGGATGGCACAACCCCACCTTTCAGACTGAGTGTAGGCCCCTTCCTGAACTCTGTGGAGTTTGGAGCTGGCAGGGCCGCAGGGGCTGGGAGGACAGCCTCCCTGGGGCCTCTCAAGGACAGACCTCGAACTCCGAACCTGGTCAGCATCCCTACACCTGCACTTGCTCTGAAGGCGGCAGTGCCATGGGTCATGTCCAGCCGCCCTGGGCACCAGCATCCATGGAGGCAAGTGTCCAGGTCGGCTAAGGTCTGTTTGACCACAGGACCTGACCCACCTGCTCCCCAGTGATGCTCCTGCCCTAGAGGGGCCGTcccttccaggaagccttcctggaccCCCCAGGCAGCCTTTCCACTGCTCTCTGCTCACTCAAGCCTAAGGCCAGCCACTGGTGGGCTCTGGCTTGCCTAAGGAGGCTCAGGTTCCAGACCTGCCAGCACCAGACCACAGTCACGCTTCCTGGCCACCAGGGCTGGAAGGTCCCTGCACAGGTCTCTCCTGCAGCCCCCCTACCTGGGTCACTGCTGGAGAGGGCTGGTCAGCTGCATCTCACAAGTGCAGAGGCCAGAGGGATCCTCACATGCCAAACAACCTGCATCCCCAGAGACTCCGACAACACCCACCTCTCCCCCAGGCCGGGCTGTGCTCGTGCGTGAAGTGGCCAAAGGCCCCAGTGGCGGGGCCCTTCTGGCAGAGGCAGTTAAGTGGCCAGCACTTGAATCAGCTTCCTGATTCAAGATCCCAAATCCAGTGCAATTTGGTTGATGTGGGCTGGAAAGCCATTTAGAAGGAGATCCAGGATTCAGGCTCAGAGCACCTGCCCAGGAGGGCCCCGCCCCAGGCACTGGCATGGATTAAGGAGAGGCGTAGGCAGGCACCAGAGTGGCAGCATGAGGGACAGAGAGGGGAGGACAGGGAAGGAAACACAAGGAGCATGGGGAGCCCAGGGCGCTCACAGACAGAGGGGACAGAGGTGGAGAGAGGACAGTGGGGAAGCGTGAGGCCTTGGCTCAATCCTGGATCTGCCTCATAAATGCCACTCTCTGGCTGAGGATGGCCCAGGGGACCCCGGAACCGTGTCATGACCCATGTCACATGAAAGGACAGTCTCCAAAATGCTACCAGGAATCATGGATGCTAATGGGGGCGCGGCCTGGCATGCAGGTGGGGCGGCGGGCTACACCGTCCCGCAGTGCAGGGGTACCTTCGTGACTCCTAACAAGGCTGCACGTCTAAAAGTAGACTTTGGACATAGAGAAGCCCACTGCAAGACCAAAGAGACAGAGTGGAGGTGGTGAGGTAGCCACTGCAGCTGGGCTGGGGCCCACGGGTCGCAGAGACAGGCAGACACATGACTGACAGACGGACGGTTCAGAGGAGAGCTGTGCCTGCAGAGCCTCCGGGCCCGCAGACATGACAGGAGAGAAGGTCAGCGCTGCCCTGGGCAGGACCCTGTGCTGTGTGTCCTAGACCCCTGGTGTCAACCACCCTGGGCAGGATGCTAAGGGTGCCAGGTCCCACTCAGAACCAGAGTAACCAGGTTCCAAGAATGGACCCCTGTCCTGCCCTAGTCTGGGCAGGGGCAAATGTGCTGGGGGCCAAGTAATGGGCATATCCAGGCAGATGCTGCCCTGGGCCTgcgggagagggaaggagagccacAGGAAGGGCCGCAAGGCCCCATGCCTGCTGAGAAGCCAGGCAGGCTCCCCTGGGCAAGGCCACCAGGGAGACTGAGGCTAGCCTGGCACTGGAAACACatgagggcagggagggagctCCAGGGCTCCCTTCCTGGGGCAAGGACATTTGGCCCACGCCTGCCCTGGGCTGCCCAGAGCCCCTTTGGGACATGGGTCAGAACTGGCCAGCTCTGGGTTGGCACCCTCCAAAACCCCACGTCACAGGCCGGGCAGGCCCAGGGAAGCGATCTCCAGGCCACAGTGCCGAGGGGCGAGGAGCAGCCCGGGGACCTGCCCGGGTGGGTGAGTAAGGAGCCCAGCAGCCCCTCCTGCCAGGCAGACTCACCTTACCGCTGATGTCACTGACAGCCACATGCACAAAGATGGAGGCCTCTTCCATCCCCTCCAGGTACACGTGCCGGTAGCCTGAGGCAGCCGGGGCCACAGGTCACTGGGgtccccctgccctgctcctccacCTTTCCTTAAAGGTCCCAAGCCCCGAGTCCAGCCAGGCACCACCCAGCCCCAGCAGGGCTCCCTCAGCCCGCCCTGCCCTGGCACCCTCAGCCACTGGGGTGGGGGCCCAGCATGCACAGGGGCTGCGGGGTGCTGGGGGTCACCTGGCAGCATGCTGCTGAAGGCCAGCGTTCTCTGGCCAATGAAGTCTCGCCCGATGGGATCGTGGTCCCAGACGAGGAAGCGGACCAGGGCGATCTCTGGCATGTGCACCGTGAATACCAGGGTCTCCTCCCACATGGGGTTGAACCCTGCGGGCGCCAGACAGAGTGTCACAGGGGCTCCAGCCCGAGGCCAGTGGccaccctccccctgcccaaCAGGAGGGGGCCATGGAGCACCGGGCAGGGCCCCTGGGGCGCAGGCCGGCCCTCCCGGGGACGGGCGCTCACCGTTGTCGTCCACCACTCGGGTCTGCTCCTTGCTGCAGTCCACGGGGAGCCCGATGACCTCCACCTCCACGAAGGGGTCGATGATCTGGGGACAGGACAGGGGTGGCACCGGGCCCAGGCGCTCCCCCCAGGTCCTCTGCAGGGCGCGCCCTACCTCCCCACGGTCGCCCAGCATGGAGTCCCGCGGCTTGGGGAGCTGCTGTCCGCTGATGATCCTCAGGGCCAGCTGCTTCTTGAGCTGCCCAGGCAGGGGGTCCTCAGAGTTGGGGTTGAAGACGCCTGAGGGACAGTGTGAGGCAAAGTGGGCCCCCCAGCGAGGGCAGGGCTCGGGCCACACAGAGCCACGTAGACCAGAAGCAGACAGAGGGCGCATGCCGGGCATGGGACAGTCATGGAGCGGGGCCACCCGGCAGCCAGGGGCTTGCTGGGCGGATAGCCTCGACCTCGAGCTCTGCAGTGACAGCTCAGGAGGACCCAGACTGTGCGGAGAAGGACGGGAGTGACCGGGAGCCCACGGGAGGTGGGAGAGCGCCGGCGCAGAGCCCACAGGCCTCCTCAGACCAGCCCGGCAAGGGGAGGGGCTCCCTGGGCCCCGGGGGAGGCACCCCGCCCCCACCTCTGCTGGGGTCCGGCAGGAGCCCACCGCAGCCCGCTGCCTCACCCTGGCACATGCACGGGGGCTTGAGCACGTAGCCACAGCTGCCGTTGGCACTGAACTTGGCCCGGTTCAGCTGCAGCATCCGCCCCTCTGACTGGTAGTTCAGGGCAACTGTGGGTGGGACAGGAGGCCCTCAGGTCAGCAGCTGTCCACATGCCTGTGTCCCCCACCTTGTGGCCGCTCACCATCTGTGTACAGGCCCTGGGGCTCGTGGTCATGAGATGGGGCCCCGTGAACTGGCAGAAGGTGCCGGAGCCTGGCACAGCCACCCACGCACCCCAGGAGCCGGGGGCAGGCCTGGCTGCCCTCCGCATGCTGCCCTGAGGTCAGGAGGACCCACCCTGGGCCAACCTGTGGCAGAGGCCTGGAGGTTCTCCAAGACCACAGGCCAGGGGACACGGGGCAGCCCAGCCCCTGCTGAGCCCCAGGGACGGTCTGTGCCGGGCTGGCGAGCCCTCCTTGCTGTGCCGCCTGCGACCCGCCGGCCACCCACCCATCTGGCAGCCCGCGTTCCAGAAGGGCTGTGGGTTGTAGTTGCTGGAGTCGACCCGGTAGGAGGAGGGGTAGATGCGGGACAGCTGGTGCTGGTTGAAGCGCAGGTACTGCGCGGGCTTCTGCTGCAGGATCTGGTGGGCCTTGGTCTCGCTGAAGGACGACACCTGCCAGCTGGACACCACTGTGGTGCAGACCAGCTGGGCATGAGTCTGCAGGGCTCGGGTGCACGGCCAGCGCGGGGCCCTCCCAACGTGCCGCCCGCCTGTGAACCTCACCCTCGGTCTCCACGTCGTGGGTGCCCACAGACTTGGTGTACTTCACCAGATCCGAGAGGGCCCGGGAGAGTTGCATGGTCTTCTTCTGCCGGGCTGTCCTGTGGGGCGCACGCAGGGGCGGTCAGGGCCCTGTGGCGGGTACGCACCTTCAGGGCCTTCTAGGTGCCCAGTCCCAGGAGTCAGGCTCCAGGACTTGAGCAAATCCCTCAGGTCCCCAGGCTGTGCTTTGGGTACCAGGATGGGTGAGGCACTCAGGCCGCTGGACATGGGCTGGCTGGGAGCTACTGACAAGCCCAGGCCGTGGGCAGTTGAAGGCATGGGTGAGAGGGACAGGAGGCCTGGCCAGCCAGGGGTGCTTGAGGCACACGGGGCTTCTGGAGGGTTCTGGGCAGGGAAATTAGAAGCACTCCCGCCAGACAGTCATAAGCAGGTGGCATTGCGCCTGGCGGAGGGGGACGAGGAGGTGGAAGGGAGAGGTGGGGCTGGGTGTGAGGCCTGTGGGGAGCAGGGAAGGCACTCCCGCCCGCTGCGTAGATGTGAGACCCCAGGAGTGCCCAGAGCCACCATGAGGAGCAGTGGACACTTGGGGACAGGTGCCAGCTCCGGTGGCCTGCCCGGGAAGTGCAGGAGCTGCTCTCGTGGGGACATTTGacaccctccctggggaggcatGAGGTGgcgctcaggaggagggaggtggaTTGGCCGGCAGGACAGGGCCTGGGCCCAGGAGGGCCTGCATC
This genomic interval carries:
- the Plch2 gene encoding 1-phosphatidylinositol 4,5-bisphosphate phosphodiesterase eta-2 isoform X3, yielding MAEPGPPGGLTQDQVERCMSAMQEGTQMVKLRGSSKGLVRFYYLDEHRSCLRWRPSRKNEKAKISIDSIQEVSEGRQSEIFQRYPDGSFDPNCCFSIYHGSHRESLDLVSPSGDEARTWVTGLRYLMAGISDEDSLARRQRTRDQWLKQTFDEADKNGDGSLSIGEVLQLLHKLNVNLPRQRVKQMFREADTDDHQGTLGFEEFCAFYKMMSTRRDLYLLMLTYSNHKDHLDAADLQRFLEVEQKMKGVTLESCRDIIEQFEPCPENKSKGVLGIDGFTNYTRSPAGDIFNPEHHGVHQDMTRPLSHYFITSSHNTYLVGDQLMSQSRVDMYAWVLQAGCRCVEVDCWDGPDGEPIVHHGYTLTSKILFKDVIETINKYAFVKNEYPVILSIENHCSVVQQKKMAQYLTDILGDKLDLSSVSSEDATKLPSPQMLKGKILVKGKKLPAHISEDAEAGEVSDEDSADEIDEDCKFLNGDASTNRKRVENIAKRKLDSLIKESKIRDCEDPNDFTISTLSPSGKHRHKAEAKKSKAEEDMESGEDAGASRRNNRLLVSSFSKRKKKGGKLKKAASVEEGDEDLDSPGSQNRGTARQKKTMQLSRALSDLVKYTKSVGTHDVETEVVSSWQVSSFSETKAHQILQQKPAQYLRFNQHQLSRIYPSSYRVDSSNYNPQPFWNAGCQMVALNYQSEGRMLQLNRAKFSANGSCGYVLKPPCMCQGEAAGCGGLLPDPSRGVFNPNSEDPLPGQLKKQLALRIISGQQLPKPRDSMLGDRGEIIDPFVEVEVIGLPVDCSKEQTRVVDDNGFNPMWEETLVFTVHMPEIALVRFLVWDHDPIGRDFIGQRTLAFSSMLPGYRHVYLEGMEEASIFVHVAVSDISGKVKQALGLKGLFLRGPKPGSLDSHAAGQPPPRPSVSQRLLRRTASAPTKSQKPGRKGFPELALGTQDAGSEGAADDVVPLSPGPAPEALVCEGPSSSSPRDACPFSLQRSISPLCSLETIAEEPALGPGPPPQVANSTSSRREGPQCPAGPGAKVVRAPRTALGASEPLQLRTRDDGNSEEPPRKSHEGTSGARLGSPVSQAHSKSHPQALGPLPMVRRAKSEGRVLLEPLGPWQPLAGPSPTPAVHSDATGSDRLWQRLEPGSHRDSVSSSSSMSSSDTVIDLSLQSLGLGRSRESLAGVPLGRLPPRPCSASAAGPADLPPVTKSRSNPNLRALSQLAPISDGLRPRPLAPRPPGVQPRPPWGRLTLVGLQDCSAAVKSKSLGDLTADDFGPGSEGSARSLSHSLGAPGRAGQVLRPDALTQQLRWLVGCGQAGDTASPASVGPPGEGPVGCPGFLRRSSSRSQSRVRAIASRARQAQERQQRMRGLGPRGPPEEERGTPEGACSVGHEGFVDMPAPSKGALEQASSAADSLLLLRL
- the Plch2 gene encoding 1-phosphatidylinositol 4,5-bisphosphate phosphodiesterase eta-2 isoform X4: MDAGAAPQKHMERCMSAMQEGTQMVKLRGSSKGLVRFYYLDEHRSCLRWRPSRKNEKAKISIDSIQEVSEGRQSEIFQRYPDGSFDPNCCFSIYHGSHRESLDLVSPSGDEARTWVTGLRYLMAGISDEDSLARRQRTRDQWLKQTFDEADKNGDGSLSIGEVLQLLHKLNVNLPRQRVKQMFREADTDDHQGTLGFEEFCAFYKMMSTRRDLYLLMLTYSNHKDHLDAADLQRFLEVEQKMKGVTLESCRDIIEQFEPCPENKSKGVLGIDGFTNYTRSPAGDIFNPEHHGVHQDMTRPLSHYFITSSHNTYLVGDQLMSQSRVDMYAWVLQAGCRCVEVDCWDGPDGEPIVHHGYTLTSKILFKDVIETINKYAFVKNEYPVILSIENHCSVVQQKKMAQYLTDILGDKLDLSSVSSEDATKLPSPQMLKGKILVKGKKLPAHISEDAEAGEVSDEDSADEIDEDCKFLNGDASTNRKRVENIAKRKLDSLIKESKIRDCEDPNDFTISTLSPSGKHRHKAEAKKSKAEEDMESGEDAGASRRNNRLLVSSFSKRKKKGGKLKKAASVEEGDEDLDSPGSQNRGTARQKKTMQLSRALSDLVKYTKSVGTHDVETEVVSSWQVSSFSETKAHQILQQKPAQYLRFNQHQLSRIYPSSYRVDSSNYNPQPFWNAGCQMVALNYQSEGRMLQLNRAKFSANGSCGYVLKPPCMCQGEAAGCGGLLPDPSRGVFNPNSEDPLPGQLKKQLALRIISGQQLPKPRDSMLGDRGEIIDPFVEVEVIGLPVDCSKEQTRVVDDNGFNPMWEETLVFTVHMPEIALVRFLVWDHDPIGRDFIGQRTLAFSSMLPGYRHVYLEGMEEASIFVHVAVSDISGKVKQALGLKGLFLRGPKPGSLDSHAAGQPPPRPSVSQRLLRRTASAPTKSQKPGRKGFPELALGTQDAGSEGAADDVVPLSPGPAPEALVCEGPSSSSPRDACPFSLQRSISPLCSLETIAEEPALGPGPPPQVANSTSSRREGPQCPAGPGAKVVRAPRTALGASEPLQLRTRDDGNSEEPPRKSHEGTSGARLGSPVSQAHSKSHPQALGPLPMVRRAKSEGRVLLEPLGPWQPLAGPSPTPAVHSDATGSDRLWQRLEPGSHRDSVSSSSSMSSSDTVIDLSLQSLGLGRSRESLAGVPLGRLPPRPCSASAAGPADLPPVTKSRSNPNLRALSQLAPISDGLRPRPLAPRPPGVQPRPPWGRLTLVGLQDCSAAVKSKSLGDLTADDFGPGSEGSARSLSHSLGAPGRAGQVLRPDALTQQLRWLVGCGQAGDTASPASVGPPGEGPVGCPGFLRRSSSRSQSRVRAIASRARQAQERQQRMRGLGPRGPPEEERGTPEGACSVGHEGFVDMPAPSKGALEQASSAADSLLLLRL